ATAGTTTGCAACTATCAGTGTGTGCTGTTGCAGCAGTAATATGTTTATTATATTTACAAAGCTCTAAACCACTAAAGTGAGTATGTCACAATGTTTACACTAACCTGCATTTTCTGCCATTTCAGATCCAGAAAAACTTTCATGTCTGCATCCATTTTGGAAATCACTAGAGATGTCTGTTGATGAGGAGACTGTAAAAACTGGCAGTCCTCAGGCCAGTTCAACTTCATCTCTACAGCTGTCAGAATGTACTGGAGGTTACGGTAATATATCAGCAATTGTGGAGGGTACTGCAGCCACACCTGACTTTGCAGCTGCCTGTCCTGTCCCAGGCTCTGCAGCTTCACCAAAACACACCAGCACAACTGACACTCTTAGCCCCTCAGAGAACACTGGACAGAGAGCCAGAGGGAATGAAAATAACATCAATCGCAGGAATAGCTTTCATCATTCCAAACAACAGCAACAGATGAAACTAACAAAGCGCCGCAACACAGCAAATCCAAGCTTCAAGCATCCGACATCTGGCAAGAGGAGACGAAGGGCCAACTCTGAGAGTGACTCTGTCCTTCCCACCAACTTCCTCTTAGGTGGAAATATTTTTGACCCACTGAATCTCAACAGCCTGCTAGATGAGGAGGTCAACAAGGCACTGAATGCAGAGACGCCCAAATCCTCTCCCCTGCCAGCAAAGAGTCGAGACCCAGTGGAGATCCTCATCCCAAGAGACATCACAGATCCACTCAACCTGAACAGTGGAATAGCAGACAGCAGCTTTTTGATTTCTCCATACAAGAGTGGAGGCAGGAAGAGACATCGCAACAGACAccatggaggaggtggaggtattTCAGCCACACAGGTCAACCTCCCAGAATCAGGGAGAAATGAGGTAAAAAGTGGCTCCTGTGCACCACTTCCAGGTACTTTAGCTTCGTGCTCCACACTAGATATCTCCAAAGAATCAAACAGTTTCTCCAGTATCACAGGAGATTCTCATGAACATTTAACTGACAGCTCAGCTAGTTGCAAAGAGGAGATTACACCAGTATCCTTGGAAGATTCCACTTCCTCCTTATCAGGGGTACCAAATCATCACACAAGCAGACGCAAGCGAAGGCGCAATTCTGGTAAAATTGACCCTCCTGTGACCCATTCTACCCCCCTCGTAAAGTCAGGATCAGACAGGAATAGTAGCACAGGATCTTCTCATTCCTTTCACACACCTAGAGGCGGTCCCAAAACTGGGCCTGGAGGTCGTCCACATCAGCAACCCTACAACCAGGTGAAGGACCAGCAGAGGAAGAAGTTTCAATATGGGAATTACAACAAGTATTATGGTTATCGCAACCCAGGAGCCAGCGAAGACCCTCGAGTCCGTGTGTTCCGTCCAGAATGGTTTGAAGGCAAAGAAGTACTGGATTTAGGTTGCAATTCAGGCCACCTAACACTTTATATTGCCAAAATATTAAGACCTGCTCGTATATTGGGCCTTGATATTGACAGTGGTCTGGTACATGCAGCCCGTAAGAACATAAGGCATTATCTGTCTGAGCTGCAGACCCAAGAGGC
The Sphaeramia orbicularis chromosome 14, fSphaOr1.1, whole genome shotgun sequence DNA segment above includes these coding regions:
- the LOC115432533 gene encoding 7SK snRNA methylphosphate capping enzyme-like — protein: MSVDEETVKTGSPQASSTSSLQLSECTGGYGNISAIVEGTAATPDFAAACPVPGSAASPKHTSTTDTLSPSENTGQRARGNENNINRRNSFHHSKQQQQMKLTKRRNTANPSFKHPTSGKRRRRANSESDSVLPTNFLLGGNIFDPLNLNSLLDEEVNKALNAETPKSSPLPAKSRDPVEILIPRDITDPLNLNSGIADSSFLISPYKSGGRKRHRNRHHGGGGGISATQVNLPESGRNEVKSGSCAPLPGTLASCSTLDISKESNSFSSITGDSHEHLTDSSASCKEEITPVSLEDSTSSLSGVPNHHTSRRKRRRNSGKIDPPVTHSTPLVKSGSDRNSSTGSSHSFHTPRGGPKTGPGGRPHQQPYNQVKDQQRKKFQYGNYNKYYGYRNPGASEDPRVRVFRPEWFEGKEVLDLGCNSGHLTLYIAKILRPARILGLDIDSGLVHAARKNIRHYLSELQTQEARRAVQGKKSTKQEERNGNESHTGTEKKHNEAESTVENGKPVKGESGPAEAVNDNDSCHTDETGTQRQDGKTEGTGQEDSDLPPADHSVSCSFPVSLRISRGPIAAPPLTETPTLQPGEFPSNVSFIKANYVLQNDNLLLTQHPEYDVILCLSVTKWVHLNWGDSGLKRLFKRVYRHLRPGGMFILEPQPWESYARRKKLTDNINRNYHNIRLKPDLFSSYLTNEVGFRSFEYLGAPKCSIRGFQRPIYLFHK